The Fimbriimonadaceae bacterium nucleotide sequence AAGGAACGGCACGAGGAGCTTGGGGGACAGGAGCCGGGACCCGGTGTACGCGACAAACGGCGCGGCGAAAAGTCCGACCAAGACAAAGGCAAGCCGGTCCGTCTTGGGCTCGGTGAACGGCCTGGGGGCCCTGACCTGACCGCCTTCTTTGACGAGGGCCTTCTTGATGTCGTTGAGCATCAACGCCGCATCGCGGAGCGGTTGGGGAGAGGCCAGGGTCGTCGGCCGCAGGAGGAGCCAACGCATCCCGCGCTCTTTGTAGGCCTTTGCGTACCGTTCGACCACCGCCCCTGGCGACAGCAGGTTGGTCTCAGCCTGTTGCGCAGTGTGGAGGCGGACGGTGATGTCGGGGAATTTCTCCACCATCTTCGAGTCGCCGGCGATCTTGGCGAACTCCGGGGCGCAGTACTGCATCCCCAACTCCTTGAGCTTGTCGCCAAGGTGAAGGCTGAGCCCCCGGTAGCCCAGGACTGAGTCGCCCACCGGGAGGTAGCCGACCGCCCCTCGTTCGCGTGAGGTGGCCAAGAGGTAGTCGAGGTACTCCCCGTTGATGCCGGGAAGGTTCGCGTGTCGGGCGATGATCTTGAGTCCGGCCCCGCGCACCTTGGCGGCGGCGTCCGGGTCGATCCCAATGGACAACGACTTGAGGGCGGTCGGGTCGACACTTTGGAGGACGACGGCCTGGCCCGGAGCGGCGGAGCCGGTGTGAAACCTGGCCCGGGCAGCCCCGAGGACACGGGACGCAGACTCGGCGTCGGGGCAGACGACCGTCGTCGAACCGCCCTGCTCGCGCACCTGCATGCCCCCGAGGCCGACTTCGTCACCCAGGACGTCGTCACTCATCACCACGGCGGTCAGGCCATGGTCGGCCAGATAGGCCAGCGACTCGGCATACGACTTGCCGTCGGCCAAGCCAAGCTGCCGGATGTTCTCGGCCTCCATGGCCAGGCCGACGGCCCGGTTCTCGCGCTCGGCCATGAAGCGGGGGACGATGGTGAGGAGGCTGGCCAGGGCGGTGAGCACCAAGCTGGCCCACACCCACTTGGGGACGGGTCGGTCATTCATCGGGGGTGTCGTCTTCGTCAGCGAAAGGCCGCTCCTTGAGGATGCCCTTGCGGCCGCCAAGGAGCAGGACCGTCGCCATGCCGGCCATGAAGCCGCCGACATGCGCCCAGTTGGCGACCCCCTGCTGGGGGAAGAGTATCTGCCACACGAACCATGCGCCAAGAAGCAGCCAAGCCGGCACCGCCTCGGTCGTGATGTAGAGGAAGACCTCGATCTTGCTTGCCGGGAACAAGATGAAGAACGCGCCGAGGACGCCGCCGATCGCCCCCGAGGCCCCCAGGGTCGGGACGTCGGACGCGGGATTGACGAAGACGTGGGCGGCGGCCGCCACAACCCCCCAGAAGAGGTAGTACAGGGCGAACCGCGGGCCGCTAAGGGCGCGTTCGACGCTCGGTCCGAAGGTGTTGAGGAAGAGCAGGTTGCCGAGGAGGTGGGCCAGGTTCCCGTGCAGGAACATGCTGGTGAAGACCTTGCCTAAGGCCAGTGTCTCACCCTTACCTTGGAAGACGAAGACGATCTCCTGGGGCCGCATCGCCAAGTCGGTGAGGACGGTGCTGGTGCCCAAGACGTTGCCACCTCGGTCCCACACGTAGACCAAGATGTTGAGGCCGATCAGCGTCCAAGTGAGGATGGGAAGGAGCCGCTGTGGCGGAGTCGTCGGAAGGGACGCCATCGACCCCGCACTTTTACCCCGCTTTGCCCTAGTCCCCGCGCTGGACGGAGGAAGCGCCCTTTGCTTCGGCCTTCACGTGCTCGGCCGGGCCGCTGTAGCGGATGTTGGAGGCGCCGTTTGCATCAGCGACCAGGCTTTCGGCCACGGCCAGCCGCACAGAGGAGGCCCCACTCGCTTCGACGGTGGCCTGCTTCGCACTGACGCCGGGCTTGACCTGGGTCGCTCCGCTTGCCTTGATCGACACACGGTCGACGTCGGCGACGACGGTGATGTTCGAAGCGCCGCTTCCTTCGATCGACAGCGAAGCGCCTTTGACGCCTTTGGCCAACGCCCTCGACGCCCCGGAGACTTCGAGGGTGGTGAGTCCCCCCGAGACTTCCAGGTTGCTGGCTCCGCCGACATGGGCGGCCAGGGGCCCCGCGACCGAACCGGTGACCTTGAACGAGCATGCCCCACCGATCTCAAGGGAAGTCAGGTTCGGCGACGAGATGGTCAGCTTGATCGGCTTGTCGGTGCTGACGTTTTTCGTCAACCGGACGGTCAGCATCCCTCGCTCGTTCCTGATCTCGGTGGCGTCGACGACCTCTCTCTGGGCGTCGAGCTTGGGGGTTGTGGCGGGGCCGACGGTGAAGTCCACCTGAAACGGACCCTGGATCAAGACTTTGTCAAACTCGCCGGCGGCAGCCTCTTTGGACACCACTGGTCCCGTGGCACGGGTCTCTTCGAGCAGGCTATGGCCGAGCACCGAACAACCGGCGGCGGCCAATGCGGCGAAGGCGGACGTGGCGAGAAGTGTTCTGTTCAACTCTATCCTCCCGTCCTTGGTCTACCCGACCAGAGTGGGGGATGGTTGCGTCACCGGTCGTAATAGATCCCAGTTTGTGTCTCCGACGGGTCTCCGCCCCGCCGACGCAGCTGGACCGAACGTTGGGAGTTCTTGGCCCAGGCCACCGCGGCGGGGTAGGTGTCTCGCCCGGCAAGGTCAAGGAAGGCCCCGAGGGT carries:
- a CDS encoding DUF2807 domain-containing protein, encoding MNRTLLATSAFAALAAAGCSVLGHSLLEETRATGPVVSKEAAAGEFDKVLIQGPFQVDFTVGPATTPKLDAQREVVDATEIRNERGMLTVRLTKNVSTDKPIKLTISSPNLTSLEIGGACSFKVTGSVAGPLAAHVGGASNLEVSGGLTTLEVSGASRALAKGVKGASLSIEGSGASNITVVADVDRVSIKASGATQVKPGVSAKQATVEASGASSVRLAVAESLVADANGASNIRYSGPAEHVKAEAKGASSVQRGD
- a CDS encoding rhomboid family intramembrane serine protease, producing the protein MASLPTTPPQRLLPILTWTLIGLNILVYVWDRGGNVLGTSTVLTDLAMRPQEIVFVFQGKGETLALGKVFTSMFLHGNLAHLLGNLLFLNTFGPSVERALSGPRFALYYLFWGVVAAAAHVFVNPASDVPTLGASGAIGGVLGAFFILFPASKIEVFLYITTEAVPAWLLLGAWFVWQILFPQQGVANWAHVGGFMAGMATVLLLGGRKGILKERPFADEDDTPDE